Proteins encoded in a region of the Streptomyces sp. NBC_00258 genome:
- a CDS encoding glycoside hydrolase family 9 protein — MLTFPHVHRRPTRRRTRKRTTAALLTAALLSGGTALAPGATGLPSAASPSAASPSAADPSATATTPVRVNQAGYLPDGPKRATVVNSATQPLTWQLRNASGAVAASGRTVVHGTDTASGEATHTADFSAYRKAGSGFVLVVDGQNSAAFDIRADLYDGLRSDAMAFFYHQRSGTPIEASLVGPSYARPAAHIGVAPNQGDTNVPCQAGVCDYTQDVRGGWYDAGDHGKYVVNGGISAWTLVDSFARAKRAGNASALGDSTLRIPERGNGVPDVLDEARWELDFLMRMQVPDGKQYAGMAFHKIHDAAWTGIPTRPELDAQPRELHRPSTAATLNLAATAAQCARVFKPYDSTYAKRCLSVARTAWTAAKANPAIYAPESDSTGGGPYNDTQVTDDFYWAATELYAATGERAYRDAVTSSPWHTSSGALTPTGFNWADTAALGRLTLATVPNGLPASDIRRVRASVTAAADGHLAMMAGQGYAVPIPANGYVWGSNSQVTNNAIVMATAYALTGQQRYRAGVLESMDYLLGRNTLDLSYITGYGDTYARNQHHRFWANQYDASLPNPPAGSLAGGPNSGLQDPVAQEHLAGCSPAACYIDDIGSYSTNEVTVNWNAPLAWLAAFAAERRSTRE, encoded by the coding sequence ATGCTCACGTTTCCGCACGTGCACCGCCGCCCCACAAGACGCCGTACGAGAAAACGCACGACTGCCGCCCTGCTGACGGCGGCCCTGCTCTCCGGCGGCACGGCACTCGCGCCCGGCGCGACCGGGCTGCCGTCCGCCGCGTCACCGTCGGCCGCGTCGCCGTCCGCCGCCGACCCGTCCGCGACCGCGACGACGCCCGTACGCGTCAACCAGGCCGGCTACCTGCCGGACGGCCCCAAGCGCGCCACGGTGGTCAACTCCGCCACCCAGCCGCTGACCTGGCAGCTGCGCAACGCGTCGGGCGCCGTGGCAGCCTCCGGCCGAACCGTCGTACACGGCACGGACACGGCCTCGGGCGAGGCGACCCACACCGCGGACTTCTCCGCGTACCGGAAGGCCGGCTCGGGGTTCGTCCTGGTGGTCGACGGGCAGAACAGCGCGGCCTTCGACATCCGCGCGGATCTCTACGACGGCCTGCGTTCGGACGCGATGGCGTTCTTCTACCACCAGCGCAGCGGCACGCCCATCGAGGCCTCACTGGTGGGTCCCTCCTACGCGCGCCCGGCCGCGCACATCGGAGTCGCACCGAACCAGGGCGACACGAACGTGCCCTGTCAGGCCGGGGTGTGCGACTACACCCAGGACGTGCGGGGCGGCTGGTACGACGCGGGCGACCACGGCAAGTACGTCGTCAACGGAGGGATCTCCGCCTGGACGCTGGTCGACTCCTTCGCGCGGGCCAAGCGGGCGGGCAACGCGTCCGCGCTCGGCGACTCGACCCTGCGGATACCCGAGCGCGGCAACGGCGTCCCGGACGTGCTGGACGAGGCCCGCTGGGAGCTCGACTTCCTGATGCGGATGCAGGTGCCGGACGGCAAGCAGTACGCCGGCATGGCCTTCCACAAGATCCACGACGCGGCCTGGACGGGCATCCCGACCCGCCCCGAACTCGACGCCCAGCCGCGCGAGTTGCACCGCCCCTCCACCGCGGCCACGCTCAACCTCGCCGCCACGGCGGCCCAGTGCGCGCGTGTCTTCAAGCCGTACGACTCCACGTACGCGAAGCGGTGCCTGAGCGTGGCCCGCACGGCGTGGACCGCGGCGAAGGCCAACCCCGCGATCTACGCCCCGGAGTCGGACAGCACCGGCGGCGGCCCCTACAACGACACCCAGGTCACCGACGACTTCTACTGGGCGGCGACCGAGCTGTACGCGGCGACCGGGGAGCGCGCCTACCGGGACGCGGTCACCTCCTCGCCCTGGCACACCTCGTCCGGGGCGCTCACACCGACCGGCTTCAACTGGGCCGACACCGCGGCGCTCGGCCGGCTGACCCTGGCGACCGTGCCGAACGGGCTGCCCGCCTCCGACATCAGGCGCGTGCGCGCGTCCGTGACCGCCGCGGCCGACGGACACCTCGCCATGATGGCGGGCCAGGGCTACGCGGTGCCCATCCCCGCGAACGGGTACGTGTGGGGCTCCAACAGCCAGGTCACCAACAACGCGATCGTCATGGCCACGGCCTACGCGCTGACGGGTCAACAGCGGTACCGGGCCGGGGTGCTGGAGTCGATGGACTACCTGCTGGGCCGCAACACCCTCGACCTCTCCTACATCACCGGTTACGGCGACACGTACGCCCGCAACCAGCACCACCGGTTCTGGGCGAACCAGTACGACGCCTCGCTGCCGAACCCGCCGGCGGGCTCCCTCGCGGGCGGTCCCAACAGCGGGCTGCAGGATCCCGTGGCACAGGAGCACCTGGCCGGCTGCTCCCCCGCGGCCTGCTACATCGACGACATCGGCTCGTATTCCACCAACGAGGTGACGGTCAACTGGAACGCCCCGCTGGCCTGGCTGGCGGCCTTCGCCGCCGAGCGCCGTTCGACGCGCGAATAG
- a CDS encoding helix-turn-helix domain-containing protein — protein sequence MPVRADQLPEPAVPSPPPGLVTVGRFDQRPGYSISRPGGADSWLFVWTTGGAGRLAQGAAETGAGAGDLVVLGPDLPHHYAVAPGARHWAFWWVHCQARPTWTDWLRPYALGDRLYAVTPVPDGVRGRLNSAFRRMLADARWTGAGAPPEGRPQAELDREPEDGRVAVAHGTAARELALCSLESVVLLATATARGEPDRSGLDVRIRQAEALIAADPGAPHTVESLAAGVSLSASRFAHLFTQQLGLSPMRALLAARLLHAARLLEATDLPVERVATASGFSSPFHFNRVFRQRYGAPPGAYRAGLRR from the coding sequence ATGCCTGTGCGTGCTGACCAGTTGCCCGAGCCTGCTGTCCCGTCCCCGCCGCCCGGCCTGGTGACGGTCGGCCGCTTCGACCAGCGCCCCGGCTACAGCATCAGCAGGCCGGGCGGCGCCGACAGCTGGCTCTTCGTCTGGACCACCGGCGGTGCGGGCCGACTCGCTCAGGGCGCAGCGGAGACGGGGGCAGGCGCGGGGGACCTCGTCGTCCTCGGCCCGGACCTGCCCCACCACTACGCCGTCGCACCGGGCGCGAGGCACTGGGCGTTCTGGTGGGTGCACTGCCAGGCGCGGCCGACCTGGACGGACTGGCTGCGGCCGTACGCGCTCGGGGACCGGCTGTACGCCGTCACCCCGGTACCGGACGGCGTGCGGGGACGACTGAATTCGGCGTTCCGGCGGATGCTCGCGGACGCGCGGTGGACCGGGGCGGGGGCTCCACCCGAGGGAAGGCCCCAGGCGGAGCTCGACAGGGAGCCCGAGGACGGCCGGGTCGCCGTGGCCCACGGAACCGCCGCCCGCGAGCTCGCCCTCTGCTCCCTGGAGTCCGTCGTCCTGCTCGCCACCGCCACGGCTCGTGGGGAACCGGACCGCTCCGGCCTCGACGTACGGATCCGGCAGGCCGAGGCGCTCATCGCGGCCGACCCGGGCGCCCCGCACACCGTGGAGTCACTGGCGGCGGGGGTCTCGCTCTCGGCATCCCGCTTCGCGCACCTCTTCACCCAGCAGCTCGGCCTGTCCCCGATGCGGGCACTGCTGGCCGCCCGGCTGCTGCACGCCGCCCGGCTGCTTGAAGCCACCGACCTGCCGGTGGAACGGGTCGCCACGGCCTCCGGCTTCAGCAGCCCGTTCCACTTCAACCGCGTCTTCCGGCAGCGCTACGGAGCCCCGCCCGGCGCGTACCGGGCAGGACTCCGACGCTGA
- a CDS encoding phytanoyl-CoA dioxygenase family protein: MTVTDRVTNTDPSGGAGGDVVRRFEEDGFTVARGLFAPAEIDALCAEFAALHARGPVPGHFEPRSAGSAGPADPLHVYPRVMNPHRINDLALRHLLEPRLRNVLELLLGEEVLAAQSMFYFKPPGARGQALHQDNFYLRVEPGTCVAAWIACDVIDRENGGLEVVPGTHRMDVFCPEEADEGVSFAREYVPPPPGLAPVPVDMEPGDVLFFNGSLVHGSQPNRSTDRFRRSYIGHYVGRSAERIGRFYPTLSMGGEPVPLRESEGAGPCGTEFEPAGPH, from the coding sequence ATGACAGTCACGGACAGGGTCACGAACACGGACCCGAGCGGGGGCGCGGGCGGGGACGTCGTGCGGCGCTTCGAGGAGGACGGCTTCACCGTGGCGCGCGGGCTGTTCGCCCCGGCCGAGATCGACGCGCTGTGCGCCGAGTTCGCGGCACTGCACGCCCGCGGACCGGTCCCCGGACACTTCGAGCCCCGCTCGGCCGGGTCCGCGGGTCCCGCGGATCCGCTGCACGTCTACCCGCGGGTCATGAACCCGCACCGCATCAACGACCTGGCGCTGCGCCACCTCCTCGAACCCCGGCTGCGGAACGTCCTCGAACTGCTGCTGGGCGAGGAGGTGTTGGCCGCGCAGAGCATGTTCTACTTCAAGCCGCCGGGCGCCCGTGGCCAGGCCCTGCACCAGGACAACTTCTATCTGCGGGTGGAGCCGGGCACCTGTGTGGCCGCCTGGATCGCCTGCGATGTGATCGACCGGGAGAACGGCGGCCTCGAAGTGGTCCCGGGCACCCACCGCATGGACGTGTTCTGCCCCGAAGAGGCCGACGAGGGAGTGTCGTTCGCCCGCGAGTACGTCCCGCCGCCGCCCGGACTGGCTCCCGTTCCGGTCGACATGGAGCCCGGTGACGTCCTGTTCTTCAACGGCAGCCTGGTGCACGGCTCCCAGCCCAACCGCAGCACCGACCGCTTCCGCCGCTCGTACATCGGCCACTACGTCGGCCGCTCCGCCGAGCGCATCGGCCGCTTCTACCCCACCCTTTCGATGGGCGGGGAGCCCGTCCCCCTGCGGGAGAGCGAGGGCGCGGGCCCGTGCGGCACGGAGTTCGAACCGGCGGGCCCGCACTGA
- a CDS encoding HAD-IA family hydrolase — MNIPCESLLFDNDGVLVDSDLGVDQAWSRWARARGLAADRVTVMVHGRRSADTVALLVPDSEDRPAALAEIDRLEIEAAATTTALPGALDLLTSLPQGSWAVVTSGVNALARARIAAAGLPLPPVLITADDVSHGKPAPDGYLAAAAKLGTDPARTVVFEDSAAGATAGAAAGAYVIGVGPRGLDTDASVVVRDLRGLTWHDGALDLGAAELLRS; from the coding sequence GTGAACATCCCCTGCGAGAGCCTCCTGTTCGACAACGACGGCGTGCTGGTCGACTCCGACCTGGGCGTCGACCAGGCATGGAGCCGGTGGGCCCGCGCTCGCGGTCTGGCCGCCGACCGGGTCACCGTGATGGTGCACGGCCGGCGCTCCGCCGACACCGTCGCGTTGCTCGTGCCCGACTCCGAGGACCGGCCCGCCGCCCTCGCCGAGATCGACCGTCTGGAGATCGAGGCGGCGGCCACCACGACCGCACTGCCCGGTGCCCTCGACCTGCTCACGAGCCTGCCGCAGGGCAGCTGGGCCGTGGTGACCTCCGGAGTGAACGCCCTCGCCCGGGCCCGAATCGCCGCCGCGGGCCTGCCCCTGCCGCCCGTGCTCATCACCGCGGACGACGTCAGCCACGGCAAGCCCGCCCCCGACGGCTACCTGGCGGCCGCCGCGAAGCTGGGCACGGACCCGGCACGCACGGTCGTCTTCGAGGACAGCGCGGCCGGCGCCACGGCGGGGGCGGCGGCCGGGGCGTACGTCATCGGCGTCGGGCCGCGCGGCCTGGACACCGACGCCTCCGTCGTCGTACGGGATCTGCGTGGGCTGACCTGGCACGACGGCGCACTCGACCTGGGCGCGGCGGAGTTGCTGCGTTCCTGA